CATTTGGTACTTATgaaatcactgaaatattgttGATTTAAGACACTTAAAAAGACAATTAGAATAATCAAAATATGACACTTGTTAAGAGTGATATTTGACCCTGTCTTGACCTGTTGACAGTTAAGTCTGTCTGTATACACACTGTCTTTGAAGTACGTAATGCACTCTAAAATAATGGTACACAATACATGAGTTATCCTACTCAGTTTAGTGGACACTGTGTTCACTTGAtaagaaaaataacatgcaCTTGTACAAATAACAGCAACAGTGTACAACAAAACATATAGCAACAACAACAGAGAATACTGTTTCAATGTGATGGAAAGTGTCTCCTGTCATCATTATGTAGtgatataaaagaaaaaatagccTCTCTATATGTATCTATATGGTTTTATTGGTCAATGCCTCTAGGACGATGAGATAGCTTCAAAATAGATTGTGAACTCTTTGTCAACATCGCCTATTAAACTATTTTAATGAGTATAAGGTAATAACTTTTTACTCATCCcacatttaaacattacatGCATAAGTCTGTTATATTTGTCTTATCTATAACAttgttacaattttttttctttttttcttttttttttttttttggaggaggCGTTCACAGACTACTGCATAATAGCCAGAAATTTACTCTCTTCTGCGAGGGTGGTAAGGAGGGAGCTCATGTCACCTATAGCCATGTTGTTAGAGCCTGGATGCATGCTGTGAAATGCAGCAGAAACACGAGGAGTAGTCAGTCGAGAGGAAGTCCGAGACAGACCCTGGAGAAAACTAGGACTGATTATGTCAGACACCACACTACCCTGCTCATACCCATCCTCAAGGATGGAACAAATATCTAAACCCACATTATCTAGGGTACCTGGGCTTCCTTCAACCGTGCTGGTAACCTGATCAACCCCAGGGGACAGAAGAGCCTCAGAAGGTGTTTCTGTCTCTTCTGACAAGGACTCCATTAGACATGACTGTGCTATGTTGTGAGAAGATGAAGTTTTGGACTCTGCTGTATCAAAACACTCAGCAATAAAAACTGGTTGTTGTTGCTGAAAGGAAGAGCAAGTGCTAGTTTGAAGGTGATCATCTACCTCAAGCTTCAGCCCTGAAGCCTGATTTGTAAGGGAGCAATTGGTGCCATTTCCATTTCTTAAACTTTGCTGCTGGCATGAATGTACATTTTGACTGTTGCTAACCTGCTGAGTGGAGTAGAACTGTGGGTGATATAAGCCTCTACGGCCACTGTTGACAGGTGGGTGGGACATAGGAGGCTGAGGTTGGTGAGACAGTAGTGTTGCCGGAGACAAGCTGCAGTTGGCTGATCTTTGCAACAAAAGATTACCGCTGATTTGATGTGTTATTGTGTGATTTTGCAGGAGGTGAGTTTGGGATATAGTTGTCTGCTGGGCACAGCTAGGGCGGATGGGGCCCAAATAGATATGAGAGAAGTCTGGTCGACCAAAGTTATTTTGCCGTGATTCCATTTGGGAGGTTGAGGAAGACTCAATCTTAATGCCTGGATTCATCTTGGACTGCTGTTGGGTTGGTTTTGCAGTTTGTTGATGCTGTTCTGGATGTCTGCACCCGTAGCTCATATCTGTCATGTGTTGAACACCATCTCTATGAAGACTTAAGTGTTGATCTATGAAATCTGTATGCAGTTGTTGTTGCTGCACAATCATGTTTCCAAAGCGACCAAAGGGGTTGCTCACTATGCCACTAGGGTCTGAATATCTTCCACACCTCTGAGATTGCTGCCTGGGAGAAGTAACATCAGCACTACCAGAGCTCACTTCATTCCACTGGATAGGCATTACATCTTTACTAACGCCTTCCCCTTCTGCCTCTTCCTGTTGCTGTTGTGGGCTGAGGAAATTCTGGCCATCTGCAATACTCTGGTCAAAACTAGATCTATGGGGACTGGAATCACTGCTATGGTTTTGAGCTGATTCCTGATCTTGGGAATGGAGATATTGCACCAAATCATCTGGTAGGATGTCTTCATCAACATGTAACAGAAGACCATCCTGGTCCATGGCCAATTCCTCAAGTGCTGATTGCTCCATGATGCTAGGAGGGCATGGGGAGTGTAGACTCTTCTGAAAGCTACCTACTTGGCAGGTGTAGTTCTGCCAGCTCAGACTGTGATCTTCTCCATCTGAGTAATGATTACTACCAAGATGGGGTAATGAATTCATGTTGTTTAGACTGCTGAAACGCTGTACCTGTGGCAAGCCAAAAGCACTAGGATCCCGTGGGCGCACAGGGTCACTGGCTCTACGATCACTATTCCCTGGACCTTCACCAGGGTACAGTCCTCTCCGTTGAAACACTGCTTGACTGCCTTGTAAGTTGTGCGTACCATCACTACAGCGACGTAGCCTGACCAGTGGTGGTAGTGTAAGCTGTCCTGTGTCCTGTCCATCTCCCATCAAAGTCAGGCGAGTTTTTAGGCTCATTTGCTCCATGTAGGGCAAGGGTGTGGGAGGAGGCCCACCTGTAGCAGCTGCATATTTGGCCTTCAGGTGATAGTGTTGAGCTGGAGTGAGGTTCAAAACACCTCTTGCTCCCATACCACTTCCTCCAATACCTCCACTTCCACCACCACCCCAGCTTCCACCGTACAGCATCCCACCTGAACTTCCTCCTCCACCTCCACACTGGCTGGCTTCACTGGAGCGTCGGGAGGCATCAGTAGAGATAGGGTCATAAGAGTCAGTGGCACTGAGATTGTGGATACGCCGATGATGGCTGTGCTCAGACTGCGAGGCCTGGCTAGATCGGCGGCTGGAGAAGCAGGGAGAGATGCCAGAGGAGCGACGGCTGCTGCTCAGGTAAGCCGAGCTGGTGTTGCTGCCACTGCTGTCCCGCCGTTCATGCAGCAAACTCAAAACTGTCAGCTCTGTGTTGGACGGTTCAGGACGTGAAGGAAGCTGGGGCAATCCCAAAGAATTACTCCTTCCAAGGCATGAACCTAATAACGAGAGATACTCTTGTTAGGAGAGGTTAATGTTATCATTATGATACCATTATAGTCATATTTAGACATAAATGTGTAAGTTCattcaaaaaagaaaacttctgtcatcatttactcaccctcacaaaccatcaaaatatcttctttggtGTTTCGCAGAGGAAGAACAAGTCATGAAAATGATGAGGGTGATGACAGAAGTTTCTAAtctaaactaatcctttaagtttaaaAGATTATAAGAACACCTGGTGGCCTGCACTTCAATTTGTAGAGTTCGGTATGTTGACAAAGCTCTGAAAATAAGACCTACCCTTTCCTGTGAGGGCAGGCAGGGCCTGGCCTTTAGGGGGTGGTGTTGGGGACAGATGTCCTAGCCTAGGCACAGCTCCATTCACCTGCCTTAACCTCTCCATCTTAACATGTTCCATCCAGCGTAGGGGCCGTCCTACATTTCGGCGTGTCTGCAAAGCTAGTGTTGCTGCAGTGGCTGTTGCAGTGGATACTGTAGAGTCCATAATGGGGGCATCCTCCTCCTCTCCCTCTCCTTCCTCcacctcttcctcctcttcattTTCCTGGTCCTCAAGTACTGCCACCTCCCCCACAAGCCCAATGCTGTTTACAGCAAGCTGGACTCCACGGCCGATATGGGGGCCGCCGGTGGACTGGTCACTGCCGCATGAAGACTGACTGCCAGGGCTTGGCTGAGACGTCTAtgagggaaagagagaagataacatattttttcagttttactcaatttatgacaaaaatgtaacaatCCTGATCTTTTGGCACATTTTATACAGGTGAAACAGAAGAATGCAATGAGGAGAATGAAATGCAATGTTGAGAAAATTTCTCGCATTCTGCCATGTAACAAGACCTAGTAGAGCAGATGTCTTCAACCCTGCCACTGTAAACCACTGTCCTGGAAAGCTTATTTCCAACCTTGAACACACTTTCCTGTAATTTCCCGAAGACCTTAATTATCAAGTTtatgtgtgtttgattagggtggGAGCTAAACATTCCAGGACAGTGGGTCTCCAGGAGTAGGGTTGAAAACCTCTGTAATAATGATTAGTGTGAGCAATAACTTCTGCACATTTTCTACATCTTTCTGCCAAATATACTTTGCTGTCTACATAAAACTGTATTTGAATCACTTTCTTCTCTACTTCAGCACGGAATGTGTAAGAAACAGGTTTCCTCATGCTCACCAGCTGCTAATACCAGAACTAAATGACCAACAGTGGGAGTAGAGGTAAGCTTGTTTGTCCCATTTTCAGAAAACAGGGCACATGAACAATGGTCTCCCTTTAGAGCTGTTGGGCCCTAATTATGTTGTTTTTTCGTGTTGCAAATGGATAATGACTGCTAAAGAATTGACTGTCTCATTAGTAGTGGTGTaagaaagctttttttttttttttgcgatttGCGATTGCGTTTTCTCAACCTAGAGCTGAATAAAGATCCAGAACACAATGAAACTATAAGTGCAGTCACAGCTCACTGATTTAAAACTGCAGCACAGTTCTAGAGCAAAATACATAAACAGTTACTAGAGTTAGCTGTATCATGCAAGCTGATATAATACTCATGTGACCATAGGCAACAATATTGTGACAATAAAATATGCACcatgctttaaataaaaaaaaaactactaatAAAAAGGTATTTTTACATACagcattaatattaatgtaagaGATGACATGATGCTGTTGACCGATGACTGAATGAATAGCCAAAATTGATCCAGATGGCCCAGACTTGAAAGGATAGAATGAGTAATAAAAAGAGAGAAGATCAGACCTATAATGACATCACCATTCTCACCTGATCACCCACTGTCCTTATTAAGAGAGGAAAAGTTATGCGTGTGGTAGTGGACAAAAAAGATATTCAGTTATTAATTTGCTCATGCAAGGCAAAATGTAGCTGAGCAGTTATGAAACTAGGAATGTAAGGGGTAAAGACACATTCGTTTTGGAGTAAACATTTGTAAGAtaatacacacatgcacactgcTGTTAATTTTGGTTGTCAGTTCACCTCTTTAATGCTTAATCCCTTTCTGTCCACACGCAGTTCAGAAATTTAAAGGGGTGACAACCGCACCAGCAGGTAACAACTGCATTTACAAAAATTCTTCTGTATGAGTTATGCAAGAAAATCACAGAGAACGGGGTACTAGGCTTGACTCAAATTATGTTGCCAgattttgctaaaaaaaaaaaagcagcagacATGAACAAGCCCATAATAAGCCAAAATAACTCCAAATGCTTTATATTGGAAATGAGACCAAAATATTGCAATCCGCACCTGTCTACTTTGATAACTCTATAAACTTGATCGCTTTATGAGCCAAGCTCAAAATAACACGCTTAAAAACACTTATAATATGTGAACAAACATAGCGGATACCAAAGATGCAAGACGGCAGAACATTGCTATGGTTACCACTATGTCAATCATCACAATTTCAGAGTCATtttctgtacacacacaaaacaataaTTTAGGGGTTACTCCTGTATTTAAATGTGGTTACCACTCCTGAAACTTTATAGTGAGTTAAAAGGACATACAAGGTTAGATTTAAGTTTATTTATGTTTAAGTTTTGGAGATTAAACTTTAGCATAAGCGTTTTGTATAGCCTACCTGAACAGCAAACCATTACTTtttgttcagattttttttttttatatggaaGGAGGCTTACCATGGGCTTTTCTGTTTTGATTGACTTGACTTGTAGACATTCATCCTGTTTCGAGGTAGCATGGTTATACTCCCTTTGGTCCGTGATCGCTCCGAGAGGCAGTTGTCCTGGTGACCTGCTTTGTCCATTACCTCCAGGTTCTCGTGGCTGAGGTGGGGGTCGCGGGTATGTATCCCCACGCTGTTTCTTGGTGACATGGGCTTCAGGACCATGTACAGTCTTAACATGTTTCCGTAAAGAGCTGGGGTCAGTATATCGCTTAGTGCAGCCAGGGATTTTACACACATAGGGTTTCTAAAGTAAAGAGAGAGGAAGCATCTGTGTCAAAATGGAAAGTTGTTTCATAGGTGGATTAAGTCATTACGTTTTGGAAAAAAGTTTACAAAGGCACTGCTTTCCTCACTGCAATAATGTGCACAGgtgaattgttcacaataagaccaggaacaaagaagaagaaagtaaatagggtcaattttgattttatgttgaCTATAATTTATACTTGTCCAAACCTGACAGTGTTAGAAAAAGATGACTGCTTATTGCTTGGTACATTCATGTGTCTAAATTTACCTCATTGGAGTGTGTGCGATTCTGGTGTTTGGCTCGGTCTGAAGCATTAGAAAATGCTTTGTTGCAACCTTCGTGTTCACACACATAGggcttctctcctgtgtgtGACCGCAAATGTGTCTTGAGGTTCTCCAGTCTGGAGTAAGCCTTTGAACAGCCTTCAaactgagagagaaaaagacaCACAGTTACATTGATTTGTTCTAGACAGGCCAAGGATTTGCAGCAGGTAGGTTCTTAGACAAAGCTGTCTCAGATCAAAAGCTGTCCTACCTACTGAAACGAGTgcctaaaaacaaaaaataaatgtatttaatttaattctcACCGTGCATTTATgaggcttctctcctgtatgtcTGCGCATGTGCACCACCAGCATGTACTGGGCCTTAAAGGGTTTTTGCTCTCTTGAACATTCCTCCCAGCGACACACAAACTCCTTCTTTTCTCCATGGATATGGTCATTATTTATGTGCTGTGAGAGGAAGAGAAGGTCAAAGCTCATGTTAATGAATAATATGATATATAGTATGAAACATTTACCATGCTGTGGTATGCCTTGATAAAAATCCTTTGCTTATGTCTATTTTAACAAGagttgtatatttaaaaatatgcgCTCTACTGTTATCTACTAATGTTTTCCATGATAGtttgaatgttaaaatgattCCAGTTCGCATGGAACTGCGGAAACGCTAATAATTCTGTATTATACGGGCCAGATAAGTAAtctggcgatgtcactttgtaaagaaagattaAGCTTCTGcgcacatacacattcaaacgCGCATACCTATAGATTAAACACGTAAATGAACATCAATAACGCATTAAAAGTCTTGTGATTTCAGTGTAAGTTAAAGTTAAAGTTTCAGTTAAAGGTGTAATTTAAGGGGACcctaagttaataattaatgatttttacaatggaagtgattcaatcaaaaacttaACTCGATAATAACTTTTTCCTAGAGCTGATGTAAAGCCAGAACAATCTCTGTCCATTAATTTTCCTATTTCACTgagaagctgctttgaaacaatctgtattgtaaaaagcactatttaaataaagatgacttgacttgaatgtAGCCTACTCATTAATACTAACATCTACTTTGTATGCAATGCAATGGCATTGTTGTGCCACTAGAGGGCTTCAGGATCACAAAATTGAGGCTTCAGTAACTGCTCAACTGCTTAACCACTGCAAGCACAGAGTATACTGTATACATTTTACACAAAACAATACATATCTATGCAATATCTGAACTTCTAGAAGAGATTCTGCATCATAAATCTGGGGGTTACACTATGGAGGGTGTCTAAGGTTAAAGTGTTTTATTCTTTAGTGGTCGACAACAGCAGCAGTCTTTAAAGGAACTTTGAGAAGTTTACTACAGAACTATCTGGATCAACATTGAAACGCCTGTTGAACATCAAAAGTAGCTACTCCGATATCTACATGAGTTTGATATCTACACTACTTTTCCTTGTGTCTTCTGACGGGGTTTATATGCAATTTGTATGGAAGCCAAATTCTGCCATATAAGAAAAAATTTGCTTTTGTAAATCATGCAAATTTTATGACAAAGTCGTAACTATGGCATAAAGTtataaaattatgacataagtcatatgagataaaaagtcagaattataggATAAAAGGTTAATTATGACATGAGTcaaattttttgtcataattttgacattatcATGTACTAAAGGATTTTTTTCCCTAACTTGGCATAAATGGGcttcaataaatatattatcaGTTAGTCCTGAACACTTAATTTCAATTACTTTAATTCTTACAATCAATTACTTTAATTGGAAAACAATGCTATATTTATGTTGTATGTTTGTGAAAAGTAATTGTTAAAACTCTCTTTTgctgtttaatgtaatgtaGTCATTCAGAGATCTCtattattctttctttctttcattttttactCCCTGCTTCTTACAGTGATCTTTCCCATGTGTCAGTTTCCCCTTATCTGtcaatttctctctctctctctctctctctctctctcatctgttCAGTatgcccagtctgttgtgagtGAGCATGGTTTGTGAGTCCCAGTGTCCGATTTAAATGGGATTTCAAATAACCCCCTGTCACCTCCCATCACTATAGGCCTATGGCCTTGCCATGACAAGCGCTGACAGTTGTGCTGCTGTGGCAACTTTTGAATCTAAGGTTTTGGAAGGGGTGGAGCAAGAGTGGGGGATGTGTTTGGGGGTGAAATATATCAAAAGTTTAGTGAAAGCATCTCTAATGCCAGAGCTTTCCAACTGCAGCCCATCATCTTCATTCGCCCCTGTTGTTGATACTGTCACCTCTGGCTTAACCAAACCCAATTACTTCCTCTCACTCACTGTCATTTGCCCCTTCTCTCTCCTACAAGCCATCAAATCCCTGTTGCGTTTCTTCTATCTTTCTCTCAACATGCTGCCTCCACCTAGGTCCTTCTCATTTTCTCTATGTAAccctttttttgtttgtctggCCATCTCTGTCACGCACACACGTGCAGCAAGGGAGTTGTGAAGGGCTGAAGGTTTCAAAGGTAAACACAGTTTCACGCAAACCGCTGAGCGAATGAGGTCAACATCTGGCATCCACACAAAGACAACAGTGTGCAGCACTTATGAGTGCTTTTCCTGTCCTGAAGCCATTTGATTTAAAAGGAACAGACACAATATCCTGAACATAAGCAAGTGGGATTAATGCATTCCAAAGCAACTGAGCATCTCCGCAAGAGAAGAAGACAGGGAAGAATATGCAAGAGAAAGACAGCCAGACAAACcaagagagaaagacaaaacagaaaaagaaagacagCCTGAGTTGACTTCCCTTACATACAGAGTAGAAGAGGGGACAGACCAGAGTGACAGCTGGAAGTCCAAGAAAAGGcagagtgaaacggcttctaaAAAAAGAGTGAGAGGTGGCAGCAGAGACAGAGAGCGGAGCTCATCCTTTATTCCTCTTCATGACATAAAGGCGGCCTGCATCACAGTCCTCCCCGTCACCTCGCTGCAGTTACAGCCAAACTTTCACAGAGTTTGTTTGAGAAACATGCACATTTGTGTGTGAGCTGAGTGAGTGTATATGTGCACACTCTATATTTGCACTTCTACATCACTAGACGTCAAAGTCGGACTGTCATTCAAACATTTCTTTTCGACAAAGAGACGACCTTCAATCACCTGTCTGGGTTGAGTACATGTCAACTGATCACCATGAGAATGCCAGACCTTAATTGGTGCAACTATCCAACAAACTTCAGTTCATTTTAACATCTCCTAATTATTTTCACCCATAAAATGCTGCATATGGAACTGCTTTCTTAAGCCCAAGGTATTCAGTTTTGACACAAACGCTTAGTGTGCAACCGAAAGCATAAAAAAGCACCTTTTTAAAGTATACTCCATTTGATAGTGTGCTTGAACACACTGTGTGAACACAAGTGTAATTTTTGTGTtaaattttgtccattttctgtTATGActgataaaaatgtctttgtaccCATTTAAATGAGAGTTTCATGTATATTCAAATCCCCTTACACATGCGCTCACCAGCGGAGTGTCTATTGTTGTTGTGGTCCGGTGGCCCGGGCCTGTCATCATTATGTTCTATCTAGTTTTGTTCATggtctttatttcttcagttcctgtgttcctttgtttgatttttccACCACTTATCTGTTACCATGGACACTAACTATCATCACAGCTGTTCGTCATTTAGTTCATCACCATTGTCAAGTCAAgacatctttatttatatagcgctttttacaatacagattgtttcaatgcagctttacagtgaaaacaggaaaatgatgccgacaaagtttgttttggatgtacagcagctctagaagaaaatagtgtcattgtccagcttaagtaagttcagtgttgattcatttccattgtaaaaatcattggttattaattaatttatctatacagcagctctggagCTCCAGTGATGTCATTGATAATAGTAAAAAATTGGTGGACAGAGACTATTTTGGCTTTACATCAGCTCTATAGGGAAAAGttattatcgagctaaagtatgtttttgattgaatcgtgtatttaagttcctcctGTTCACTTAGTGTTTGTTTGGTCTCGTTTACATTATGGTGTGTTTCTCTGCCTTTGTTGGATTACTTTGCCTGTTTGGATTAAACTTCGTATTGAATTTTTATCTTTCTGACTCTTCGTCTATTtgttttttacacacacacctgaAAGTGTGACGAGGCCAGTGTTGCTATCTTGTGGACAAACTAATTAGTACAAAAAAATTCAATGTGCATGTGTGAGCTGGGCATACAGACTATGTCTGGTTTGAAAAATCAGACTGTTTGCATACAGTACACACATACTGATTATGACATTTTTGGCATGCACACTGTATGCATACCCTAGCATACATGTAAATAACAAAGTATACTTTTGTGTTTCACTAATACAGAATCTTGCTTAGAAACAGCCAAAGATGTCATTAAAATTCCATGACCGTCTACCAAGTCTCAGTTACTATGGTGGCTTgagccattttttttaaacagacaaaagagagagaaaaagtttgaatatatttgccatttttattGGATTCACTTGGCCTGATTTACTTGGCCAATGTTATTTTGTTGCGGTAGATTGTATGGctttttgaaataactgaaataattgAAGTGATTGAGAAATGTTGGGTAAGACTTCACCCAGTTACAGAAAAGGAAACACCTTAGAACATTTATCAGTTAATCAGAATCAAGAATATAACAGTGCTGCCATATAATATGAATTAATCACAACAGTCTTCAGTTGCCCTCTTAGCTTTTACAAGGTAAATTCTTCAGCCCACTGTCCATTAGTAGACTTAGTTTGTTAGtgatttaaatacagaaataagAAATGTAACCAGACTATTTAATTTCCTATAAAACAAGAGTGATATAAtaatattcagcaatattattgatctgactgcATTGACAATATTGTATAAGAGCTGAACCGAGCTGAacaatgacatcactgttttctccagagctgctgtatagataaataaactaattaataaccaatgatttttacaatggaaatgaatcaacattgaacttacttaagctggacaatgacactattttcttctagagctgctgtacatcCGAAACAAACTTTGTCTGCATCATTTTCctgttttctgtaaagctgcattgaaacaatctgtattgtaaaaagtgctatataaataaaggtgacttgacttgacaagaTTTCCACATCTATAAGCTCACCAGGAATCTTTACTATGTATTTaattgtatatttatgtatatttgtGGGAAAATCTTAGAAAAATATGTTTGGAGttgatttctttctttctctttctctctctctctctctctctctctttcatagCTGAAAGTATTATCAAATTAGGTAAAGTATTGAAAAGACGTATGGAAGATTTCTGCTAAATTTGTAGAAATCACAGATTCCTAACAGTTCTAAGCATAGCTAAAAGCCCTTAACATGAGAAGGTTCTCTCAGATTAATGAATATTTGTTGATTTATTTGCAGACGACTCGATTTAAAACTAttcttttcattcattcatcctcCTTTTTATTCCTCACTCCAAGTGGGATTCCCTGTGGCATGTGATCTGTCTGCCGGCCCTGTCGCTCGATAACACAGAGAAAGAGCAGCAGAGAGAGATTGCAACACATCCCTGAATGCTGGTACACTCGCTTGTACAAATGAGCTTAATGCTGTCGTGAGTGATGCATGACCTGGTCATGCTGATAAAAGGATGGAAGAGGAAGCGAGGGAAGTGTTTTGGGGGGTGACACTAATGCCCTAATGGCCTGATGTAATGGCAATGGTTATTGAGCGGATGATGGCGTTGTTGTAAGCGAACGCGGCTGCAGCCAAGGGAAATAGACTAACAGGTGCTGATGCTACACGTGCAGCTCTGAAGAGAGATCTATTCATCTTCGGCCTGCCACGGTACAGGACAACAGCAACCACTGGGACTTCCAGACTCTGAGGAAGGAACAAGATGCTtacttttatttgtttgctgCATGCAAATACAAACACCTACACCCTGGGGCATAACCCCAGAGATATATATTTTGCTTTCTTTACTGTAGCGCAAAATGGCCCCTGTGAAGTAGAATATTTTCAGATTACTGCTTTCCATCATAGCACACACGTGCATTAGGGCTGTGTATTGGCGAGCATCTGGTGATACAATACGCAGTGTAATACAAG
The sequence above is drawn from the Megalobrama amblycephala isolate DHTTF-2021 linkage group LG13, ASM1881202v1, whole genome shotgun sequence genome and encodes:
- the gli3 gene encoding transcriptional activator GLI3, coding for METQSQTSSAAEKKKRVETIIATKSASTRADISEKAVASSTTSNEDDSSGSPYHRERRNAISGQTTVLGTSGKLSEEPSTSTEERSPLVKKELHSSLPHLADHTLPYRGTLFTMDPRNGYLDPHYTTPQFFPAFHHPVPIDDRHTQGRYIYEPSPVPPLHVPPALAASPAFSDISLIRISPHRNPSVGAESPFNPPHPYINPYMDYIRSLHSSPSLSMISAARGLSPADAPHSGLTTAEYYHQMALLAGHRSPYADIIPSVASTTGPTSNALHMEYLQAMESSRFPSPRFTNRPSRKRPLPSSPSLSDPSFDLQAMIRTSPNSLVTILNNSRSSSSTSGSYGHLSAGTISPALSFAYPPTPVALQMHQQLIGRQPGIVGSAFGHSPPLVHPAPAFATQRPVPGIPPSSLAPTERSTASNDSQTKPTSESAVSSTGDPMHHKRSKLKADEEPPSPGAVSMQEQTDGMTLVKEEGDKEEGKQEPEVVYETNCHWEGCCREFDTQEQLVHHINNDHIHGEKKEFVCRWEECSREQKPFKAQYMLVVHMRRHTGEKPHKCTFEGCSKAYSRLENLKTHLRSHTGEKPYVCEHEGCNKAFSNASDRAKHQNRTHSNEKPYVCKIPGCTKRYTDPSSLRKHVKTVHGPEAHVTKKQRGDTYPRPPPQPREPGGNGQSRSPGQLPLGAITDQREYNHATSKQDECLQVKSIKTEKPMTSQPSPGSQSSCGSDQSTGGPHIGRGVQLAVNSIGLVGEVAVLEDQENEEEEEVEEGEGEEEDAPIMDSTVSTATATAATLALQTRRNVGRPLRWMEHVKMERLRQVNGAVPRLGHLSPTPPPKGQALPALTGKGSCLGRSNSLGLPQLPSRPEPSNTELTVLSLLHERRDSSGSNTSSAYLSSSRRSSGISPCFSSRRSSQASQSEHSHHRRIHNLSATDSYDPISTDASRRSSEASQCGGGGGSSGGMLYGGSWGGGGSGGIGGSGMGARGVLNLTPAQHYHLKAKYAAATGGPPPTPLPYMEQMSLKTRLTLMGDGQDTGQLTLPPLVRLRRCSDGTHNLQGSQAVFQRRGLYPGEGPGNSDRRASDPVRPRDPSAFGLPQVQRFSSLNNMNSLPHLGSNHYSDGEDHSLSWQNYTCQVGSFQKSLHSPCPPSIMEQSALEELAMDQDGLLLHVDEDILPDDLVQYLHSQDQESAQNHSSDSSPHRSSFDQSIADGQNFLSPQQQQEEAEGEGVSKDVMPIQWNEVSSGSADVTSPRQQSQRCGRYSDPSGIVSNPFGRFGNMIVQQQQLHTDFIDQHLSLHRDGVQHMTDMSYGCRHPEQHQQTAKPTQQQSKMNPGIKIESSSTSQMESRQNNFGRPDFSHIYLGPIRPSCAQQTTISQTHLLQNHTITHQISGNLLLQRSANCSLSPATLLSHQPQPPMSHPPVNSGRRGLYHPQFYSTQQVSNSQNVHSCQQQSLRNGNGTNCSLTNQASGLKLEVDDHLQTSTCSSFQQQQPVFIAECFDTAESKTSSSHNIAQSCLMESLSEETETPSEALLSPGVDQVTSTVEGSPGTLDNVGLDICSILEDGYEQGSVVSDIISPSFLQGLSRTSSRLTTPRVSAAFHSMHPGSNNMAIGDMSSLLTTLAEESKFLAIMQ